One Natronorubrum halophilum genomic window, ATCGGCCCTCTCGGTCCTCGACGGTCGTCGGCGGCGAGGGGAACGGTCCGGCCGGCTCGTCTGGATACGGTCGCGTGTCAGCCATCGTTATCGCACCAGTTTGACGGTCGTCGGAGCGTTCAACAGGACGAATTCGGTGATCGGCCCGAGTTGAATCTTCCCCATCGGGCTCAGCGTCCCGCCGCCGATCACCAGCTGGTCGAACTCCCCCTGCTCGGCGTAGTCGACCAGCGAACTGCCCGGGTCTCCCTCGAGGGTGACGACCTCGGCGTCGACGTTCGCCTCCGAGAGCTGTTCCCGCGCCTGCTGGGCCATCTCCTCCTGTGATCGTTTCGCCTCGGGTTTGTCGACGACGGCGACGGTGAGATCGTCGCCGACCTCGCTCGTTCGGTCGATCGCCTGTCGGAGCGTCTTGATCGATTCGTCGCTCCCGACGATTCCCACTAGGACGTTCATATACATGCGTGTGTACCGATGAACGAAAACCGTTGTGCCCAGCGTCAGTCTCAGGGATTGATCGGGGCCGGACTGGTCACCGATCGCGGGGGCGAGAGCAGGTACTCGACTCCGAGTGAGTCGAGAGTGCCCCGCTGACACATACGTTGCGCATGACGACGACGTTAAGAGCGTGTGGTGAATACGTTGACCGAATGAGTGATGCGGCGCTCGATGTCGTGGAGTTCCTGCTCACGACGAGCGTGTATTCGGACGATAGAACGTTGGATGAGAACGATCTCCCGCCGTCGTTCCGCCGGGTATTCTGGACCGGCGGCGTCGATGACGACGGCGACGAGGGTCGGAGACACGCCGGAATCAGCCGGCCGCTCTCAGCCACGAACAGTACTGCTCGGCAGGCGACGGGCGTCGACCAGCCGTGGGAGGCCGTCTCGGATCTGATGTTCACCGAGCGCGACGAGTTCTCGGGAACCATCACCCTCGCTCAGGAGGAGATGGCCGAGCAGTGGTACGCCGAGCGCGTCGACGAGGAGCGACTCCTCGAGAACCCGACGCTGACGAAACACCTCACGACCCACAAGGAGTTCGGCGACGAGTTCGACGCCAGCCACGAGCAAGCCCGCGATCAGAACCGGCCGATTCAGGCCGACCGCGTCTGGATCGACGGGCTCCTCGAGGAGTACTTCGACGAGGAGGACGACGAGGAGATGCTCGATCTCGTCGAGATCCGCGCGCCCGAGGAGGTCGACATGTCCCTCGACGACCTCGTGCTCACCGAGGACCAGGAGAACGAACTCAACAAGATCTCGAAGGCGATCGAACACCGCGACTACCTCGCGAACATCGGCCTTCGCGAGATCGGAAAACTGCTGTTCGTCGGCCCGCCGGGGAC contains:
- a CDS encoding universal stress protein, whose product is MNVLVGIVGSDESIKTLRQAIDRTSEVGDDLTVAVVDKPEAKRSQEEMAQQAREQLSEANVDAEVVTLEGDPGSSLVDYAEQGEFDQLVIGGGTLSPMGKIQLGPITEFVLLNAPTTVKLVR